A genomic stretch from Corynebacterium sp. 21KM1197 includes:
- a CDS encoding glycosyltransferase 87 family protein codes for MISPPRWALYAGAALFLLVTAFMLFQGPFHLRYFLDFEVYRAGAQAFLHGESIYERDYDMGIVTLPFTYPPFAALLFAPLAWLPSALGAVLLFAINTACLWWVMVLTLRWCAPQLHSLAWAACALPVMLVSEPVRETLFFGQINLILMAIVSTDILGKRLPIPRGVLVGLAAAIKLTPAVFGLYFLVKRDWKAAAWAVGSGLGFTVLAALISPHNSLVYWLHTLSNTGRIGSPFYASNQSLQGFLYRLEVPPATLSTLWIIGSVLCVAAVAWTMHRLLSVGAVPAALVLNSLIALICSPISWSHHWVWLIPALIVTGAAARRSRAMMALTAAIAAAILAAPHWLLPTNDARELEWPLWALPLGNAYLVLALLILAYAAFFPRTFRPLEARR; via the coding sequence TTGATCTCACCTCCCCGGTGGGCGCTGTATGCCGGGGCGGCCCTGTTCCTCCTTGTCACGGCCTTCATGCTTTTCCAAGGCCCATTCCACCTGCGGTACTTCCTGGACTTTGAGGTGTACCGCGCCGGCGCGCAGGCCTTTCTCCACGGGGAATCCATTTATGAGCGGGATTATGACATGGGCATCGTCACCCTCCCGTTTACCTATCCCCCGTTTGCCGCCCTGCTCTTTGCCCCGCTGGCCTGGCTGCCCTCGGCGCTGGGCGCGGTGCTCCTCTTCGCCATTAACACCGCCTGCCTCTGGTGGGTCATGGTGCTCACCCTGCGCTGGTGCGCGCCGCAACTCCACTCCCTAGCCTGGGCAGCCTGCGCGCTTCCGGTAATGCTCGTCTCCGAGCCTGTGCGCGAAACCCTCTTTTTCGGCCAGATCAATCTGATCCTCATGGCCATCGTGTCCACGGATATTCTGGGCAAGCGGCTGCCTATTCCCCGAGGAGTGCTGGTGGGCCTGGCCGCCGCCATCAAACTCACCCCCGCAGTATTTGGCCTGTACTTCCTGGTCAAGCGCGATTGGAAGGCTGCGGCATGGGCCGTGGGCTCCGGCCTAGGCTTCACCGTCCTCGCCGCGCTCATCAGCCCCCATAATTCCCTGGTGTATTGGCTGCACACCTTGTCCAACACCGGCCGCATTGGCTCCCCGTTCTACGCCTCCAACCAGTCTCTCCAGGGTTTCCTCTATCGCCTAGAGGTTCCTCCCGCCACGCTTTCTACGCTGTGGATCATCGGGAGCGTGCTGTGTGTGGCTGCCGTGGCCTGGACCATGCACCGCCTGCTGAGCGTCGGCGCGGTGCCCGCCGCTCTCGTTCTCAACTCCCTGATCGCGCTCATCTGTTCTCCCATCTCCTGGTCACACCACTGGGTCTGGTTGATTCCCGCGCTCATCGTCACCGGGGCGGCCGCACGTAGAAGCCGCGCGATGATGGCGCTCACGGCCGCCATCGCCGCAGCGATCCTCGCTGCGCCGCACTGGCTCCTGCCCACTAACGACGCCCGCGAACTCGAATGGCCACTCTGGGCGCTCCCCCTGGGCAACGCCTATCTGGTTCTCGCGCTCCTTATCCTCGCCTACGCCGCATTCTTCCCCCGGACATTCCGCCCCCTTGAGGCACGGCGCTAA